The Trueperaceae bacterium genome window below encodes:
- a CDS encoding ATP-binding protein: MAASASFVLIASGSQERGQALGRALEGLRVQGQVIDDVERLLYVTRAPAAQAADGAPVGVPEAVVLEHSLASRVPEGLDIVHILRGRQHLAHAPLVYLGPLDAEVEAKVIGSGADAYVTLPTQPAVVRAYVAQLLTRRRAERDLREALDRARRFEQALKESERMKDDLIHMLVHDLKSPISSVMGLLDHSIEMMRGGDESGVAELLSLARSESQHLLNLAANILDVRRMKEGQMPYAPTVIPSLTDLAKEALGDVVGGPKDRNFGFLVRPEAERIYGDPKLLRRVLANLMANAIKHTRRGGYIDFRAWRQDDGFVLSVRDDGEGIPEADQKRIFNAFEQSRHTVHDRYDSGMGLTFCKLAVEKHGGKIWVESKVGRGSTFYFTLPDLVPEDAEPGEVVGNP; encoded by the coding sequence ATGGCCGCCTCAGCCTCATTCGTGCTCATCGCCTCCGGGAGCCAGGAGCGGGGCCAGGCCCTGGGACGGGCTCTGGAGGGGCTGAGGGTCCAGGGGCAGGTCATCGACGACGTCGAGAGGCTCCTCTACGTCACCCGCGCCCCGGCGGCCCAGGCGGCCGACGGCGCGCCGGTCGGCGTCCCCGAGGCCGTCGTCCTCGAGCACTCGCTGGCCTCGCGGGTGCCCGAGGGCCTCGACATCGTCCACATCCTCCGCGGCCGCCAGCACCTCGCCCACGCGCCACTCGTCTACCTGGGCCCGCTCGACGCCGAGGTCGAGGCCAAGGTGATCGGCTCGGGGGCCGACGCCTACGTGACGCTCCCCACGCAGCCCGCCGTCGTCAGGGCGTACGTGGCGCAGCTCCTCACCCGCCGACGCGCCGAGCGCGACCTGCGCGAGGCCCTCGACCGCGCCCGGCGCTTCGAGCAGGCGCTCAAGGAGAGCGAGCGGATGAAGGACGACCTCATCCACATGCTCGTCCACGACCTGAAGAGCCCCATCTCGAGCGTGATGGGCCTGCTCGACCACAGCATCGAGATGATGCGCGGCGGCGACGAGAGCGGCGTTGCCGAGCTCCTCAGCCTGGCGCGCAGCGAGTCGCAGCACCTCCTGAACCTGGCGGCGAACATCCTCGACGTCAGGCGCATGAAGGAGGGGCAGATGCCGTACGCGCCGACGGTGATCCCCAGCCTCACCGACCTGGCCAAGGAGGCCCTGGGCGACGTCGTCGGCGGCCCGAAGGACCGCAACTTCGGCTTCCTCGTCCGCCCCGAGGCGGAGCGCATCTACGGCGACCCCAAGCTCCTGCGGCGCGTACTCGCCAACCTGATGGCGAACGCGATCAAGCACACCAGGCGCGGCGGCTACATCGACTTCAGGGCCTGGCGCCAGGACGACGGCTTCGTGCTCAGCGTCCGCGACGACGGCGAGGGCATCCCCGAGGCCGACCAGAAGCGCATCTTCAACGCCTTCGAGCAGTCGCGTCACACCGTGCACGACAGGTACGACTCCGGCATGGGCCTGACGTTCTGCAAGCTGGCCGTGGAGAAGCACGGCGGCAAGATCTGGGTCGAGTCGAAGGTCGGCCGCGGCAGCACGTTCTACTTCACGCTGCCCGACCTGGTGCCGGAGGACGCCGAGCCGGGCGAGGTGGTGGGGAACCCCTGA
- a CDS encoding ribonuclease HII produces MWARGAVAVAGVDEAGRGALAGPVAAAAVLLQPGRDYPYRDSKTLTRAERARLAARLRGEAVACAVAFASAAEVDALNVLGATRLAARRAVALLGEQVDGLVTDYLELGTGHREVAAARADATSYQVAAASVLAKHERDLRLTRLDDEYPGYGFARHAGYGVPEHLRALRALGPCPHHRHSFAPVAAVCLFGAAG; encoded by the coding sequence CTGTGGGCGCGCGGCGCCGTCGCCGTCGCCGGCGTCGACGAGGCGGGACGCGGGGCGCTGGCCGGTCCCGTGGCCGCCGCCGCCGTGCTGCTCCAGCCGGGGCGCGACTACCCCTACCGCGACTCGAAGACGCTGACGCGCGCCGAGCGCGCGCGGCTGGCGGCGCGGCTGCGCGGCGAGGCCGTGGCCTGCGCCGTCGCCTTCGCCTCGGCGGCCGAGGTCGACGCCCTCAACGTGCTCGGCGCCACCCGCCTGGCCGCGCGCCGGGCCGTGGCGCTGCTCGGCGAGCAGGTCGACGGCCTCGTCACCGACTACCTCGAGCTCGGCACCGGCCACCGCGAGGTCGCGGCCGCGCGCGCCGACGCGACCAGCTACCAGGTCGCCGCCGCCAGCGTGCTGGCCAAGCACGAGCGGGACCTGAGGCTCACGCGCCTCGACGACGAGTACCCCGGCTACGGTTTCGCGCGCCACGCCGGCTACGGCGTCCCCGAGCACCTCAGGGCGCTGCGCGCGCTGGGGCCCTGCCCGCACCACCGCCACAGCTTCGCGCCCGTGGCGGCCGTGTGCCTCTTCGGAGCCGCCGGCTGA
- the ricT gene encoding regulatory iron-sulfur-containing complex subunit RicT translates to MPECIGVRFDNGPKIHYVEAPPTPPAVGATCVVSTRRGLEIGTVRTAVREVERASGHYVREAQPDDVERYRELQAKAEDLKWLLKARARQVDANIKVVALEFTIDESLLVVSYSSEGQPPLRVLAQELTARTPARVEFVNVGPRDQARMLGTLGVCGDGSCSSTWLQSFSSVSIRMARDQQLPLNPEKISGPCGRLMCCLQYEHEMYRELLKGMPRKGSRGCHDASGTCGRIVKLNPLQGTVEIKTEEGTVHEYPAAEVSRPG, encoded by the coding sequence ATGCCCGAGTGCATAGGCGTCCGTTTCGACAACGGGCCCAAGATCCACTACGTCGAAGCCCCGCCCACGCCGCCGGCTGTCGGCGCCACGTGCGTCGTCTCCACGCGTCGCGGGCTCGAGATCGGCACGGTGCGCACCGCGGTGCGCGAGGTAGAGCGCGCCTCCGGCCACTACGTGCGCGAGGCGCAGCCCGACGACGTCGAGCGCTACCGGGAGCTGCAGGCCAAGGCCGAGGACCTCAAGTGGCTCCTCAAGGCCCGCGCGCGGCAGGTCGACGCGAACATCAAGGTCGTCGCCCTCGAGTTCACGATCGACGAGAGCCTCCTCGTCGTCAGCTACTCGAGCGAGGGCCAGCCGCCCCTGCGCGTCCTCGCCCAGGAGCTCACCGCCCGCACGCCGGCCCGCGTCGAGTTCGTCAACGTCGGCCCGCGCGACCAGGCCCGCATGCTGGGGACGCTGGGCGTGTGCGGCGACGGCTCGTGCAGCTCGACCTGGCTGCAGAGCTTCAGCTCGGTGAGCATAAGGATGGCGCGGGACCAGCAGCTCCCGCTGAACCCCGAGAAGATCTCTGGCCCCTGCGGCCGGCTGATGTGCTGCCTGCAGTACGAGCACGAGATGTACCGCGAGCTCCTCAAGGGCATGCCGCGCAAGGGCAGCCGCGGCTGCCACGACGCCAGCGGCACCTGCGGGCGCATCGTGAAGCTGAACCCGCTCCAGGGCACGGTCGAGATCAAGACCGAGGAGGGCACCGTCCACGAGTACCCGGCGGCGGAGGTCTCCAGGCCGGGCTGA
- a CDS encoding metallophosphoesterase family protein — protein sequence MRYLVLSDVHANLPALDAVLLHAKQRGYDEVAFLGDAVGYYPHAEEVVQRLAELSPRVRIMGNHDAALLDIVDGGRGRGDASVVFEVLERHAEQLSPASLDFLRTFQARHVDHTWEAAHGALTRQWEYLATLSSAQANVGLMSTRLLFVGHTHHPRVYAQAKHGAQELWRTVTFREERSTYRVPPLARVIANPGAVGQPRDQVPMAAYALFDVPSMTIDFHRVEFDVMAVQTAVRAAGYPEVLAARLAVGR from the coding sequence ATGCGGTACCTCGTCCTGAGCGACGTCCACGCGAACCTGCCCGCTCTCGACGCGGTCCTCCTCCACGCCAAGCAGCGCGGCTACGACGAGGTGGCGTTCCTGGGCGACGCCGTGGGCTACTACCCGCATGCCGAGGAGGTCGTGCAGCGCCTGGCCGAGCTCTCCCCGCGCGTGAGGATCATGGGCAACCACGACGCGGCGCTGCTCGACATCGTCGACGGCGGCCGTGGGCGCGGCGACGCCAGCGTGGTGTTCGAGGTGCTGGAGCGCCACGCCGAGCAGCTCTCCCCCGCCAGCCTCGACTTCCTCAGGACCTTCCAGGCCCGCCACGTCGACCACACCTGGGAGGCCGCCCACGGCGCCCTGACGCGCCAGTGGGAGTACCTGGCCACGCTCTCCAGCGCCCAGGCCAACGTGGGGCTGATGAGCACGCGCCTGCTGTTCGTCGGCCACACGCACCACCCGCGCGTCTACGCGCAGGCGAAGCACGGGGCCCAGGAGCTGTGGCGCACGGTGACGTTCCGCGAGGAGCGCTCGACCTACCGCGTGCCGCCGCTGGCGCGCGTGATCGCGAACCCCGGCGCCGTGGGCCAGCCGCGCGACCAGGTGCCCATGGCCGCCTACGCGCTCTTCGACGTGCCGAGCATGACCATCGACTTCCACCGCGTGGAGTTCGACGTGATGGCGGTGCAGACGGCGGTCAGGGCCGCCGGCTACCCCGAGGTGCTGGCGGCCAGGCTGGCGGTGGGCCGTTGA
- a CDS encoding PEGA domain-containing protein: MGPPAKSRHAGLLRAALAVAALLVSTAQAQVSVPTFGTRGDVDETVLTAFMAAFRSAVGAATGLEVRTGERITPGIAGALDPELTMLIAELDGARYAVSGEVARVADALGPEYTVNLIVVDSQVDRATDVISAPLDPADPGPAAAGLAADVAEFTRAVLELPQGDAGLFVSSEPGDAQVFVDGVSIGHTGQLDVAMLRPGRYQVELRKEGFLPEVRMVELRAGDTSFLHVILTAISGGSVQVTSRPQARVSLDGEAAGRTPATLPALPGIHTVTLERDGFLPETVYANVRNYRVTRVEVTLTPVAPLVVFWDEQREVIVYVDGRLMPGGHAEGITPGLREFQLVRGGEVRRYLRAVPQTGVLRLDLGTGELVPFEPAR, from the coding sequence ATGGGCCCGCCCGCGAAGAGTCGCCACGCCGGGCTGCTACGCGCGGCGCTGGCGGTGGCGGCCCTCCTCGTATCCACCGCGCAGGCGCAGGTCTCGGTGCCGACGTTCGGCACGCGCGGCGACGTCGACGAGACGGTCCTGACCGCGTTCATGGCCGCGTTCCGCTCGGCCGTGGGCGCCGCGACCGGCCTCGAGGTCCGCACCGGAGAGCGGATCACGCCGGGCATCGCCGGCGCCCTCGACCCGGAGCTCACGATGCTGATCGCCGAGCTCGACGGCGCGCGCTACGCCGTCAGCGGCGAGGTGGCCCGCGTGGCCGACGCCCTCGGGCCCGAGTACACGGTCAACCTCATCGTCGTCGACTCGCAGGTCGACCGCGCCACCGACGTGATCAGCGCCCCGCTCGACCCGGCCGACCCGGGGCCTGCCGCCGCCGGCCTGGCCGCGGACGTAGCCGAGTTCACCAGGGCGGTCCTCGAGCTGCCGCAGGGCGACGCCGGCCTGTTCGTCTCCAGCGAGCCGGGCGACGCCCAGGTGTTCGTCGACGGCGTGTCGATCGGGCACACCGGCCAGCTCGACGTGGCCATGCTGAGGCCTGGCCGCTACCAGGTGGAGCTCCGCAAGGAGGGGTTCCTGCCGGAGGTCCGCATGGTCGAGCTGCGGGCGGGCGACACGAGCTTCCTCCACGTGATCCTGACGGCGATCTCCGGCGGCAGCGTGCAGGTGACGAGCCGGCCGCAGGCCCGCGTCTCGCTGGACGGCGAGGCGGCCGGGCGCACGCCAGCGACCCTGCCGGCGCTGCCCGGCATCCACACCGTGACGCTGGAGCGCGACGGCTTCCTGCCCGAGACCGTCTACGCCAACGTCCGCAACTACCGCGTCACCCGCGTCGAGGTGACGCTGACGCCCGTCGCGCCGCTCGTCGTCTTCTGGGACGAGCAGCGCGAGGTCATCGTCTACGTGGACGGACGCCTCATGCCGGGCGGCCACGCCGAGGGGATCACGCCCGGCCTGCGCGAGTTCCAGCTCGTGAGGGGCGGCGAGGTCAGGCGCTACCTGCGCGCCGTGCCGCAGACCGGCGTCCTGCGCCTCGACCTCGGCACTGGCGAGCTCGTGCCGTTCGAGCCGGCGCGCTGA
- the glgP gene encoding alpha-glucan family phosphorylase, whose product MKVLGHLTVQPRLPERIGRLGDLSYDLYWTWKPDARRLFRELHPEAWERSNHDPVVVLREVDQARLEAAARDPAYLELYDRVVARWDAYRERDTWFRTVAAEGGVPAPRFAYFCAEYGWHESISLYSGGLGVLAGDHTKAASDLGVPLTAVGLYYPEGYFHQRVADDGSQEAVYVRVPPEDTPFTPVLGPGGERALVTVRLFGRDVRVQAWRCRVGLVEALLLDTDVAGNDEEARRLLARLYGGDQRTRIGQEVVLGVGGVRLLRALGLSPTSWHMNEGHSAFMALERCRELVEEGRTFAEAREVVAASTVFTVHTPVAAGNDAFPFDLARECFDGYWEELGLTAREFEDLARADHGWGEAFSMTALALRFSSGRNGVSALHGETSRRIWADLWPGVPEDEVPIGHVTNGVHLRTWMAPAVQDLVAEVLGEGWLDAADDEALWEPFRGVDPARLWEVRRALKRQSLRFLRRRLARQLVRHEASAAALRGSETLFDADSLTIGFARRFAAYKRATLVFRDLDRLHRLLADPDRPVQLVFAGKAHPADQQGQGLIAHIHGLSKDPRFAGRVLFVEDYDMAVGRALTRGVDVWLNNPRRPLEASGTSGQKAAVNGVLNLSVLDGWWPEGYRGDNGWAVGGGRVYHDEERGDAADADSLYTLLEQEVVPLYYQRDAAGPPAEWLRRSAAAIATVAPRFNAGRMVKEYVRRFYLPASARGRRLAAGDASRRLAEWRARVERAWQGVAVEAGLASPEVARAGDPVVVTATVTAPGWSQEELAVEVVYSRSADGLRHGLRAVPMLAGPAAGEAIPYRAEFVPELSGRLAYGVRVRPVNDLLAHPQDAHAVTWAG is encoded by the coding sequence ATGAAGGTCCTGGGCCACCTCACCGTCCAGCCGCGCCTGCCCGAGCGCATCGGCCGGCTCGGCGACCTCTCCTACGACCTCTACTGGACGTGGAAGCCCGACGCCAGGAGGCTGTTCCGCGAGCTCCACCCCGAGGCGTGGGAGCGCTCGAACCACGACCCCGTCGTCGTGCTCCGCGAGGTGGACCAGGCGCGGCTCGAGGCGGCGGCGCGGGACCCGGCCTACCTCGAGCTCTACGACCGCGTCGTCGCGCGCTGGGACGCCTACCGCGAGCGCGACACCTGGTTCCGCACCGTCGCCGCGGAGGGGGGCGTGCCGGCGCCGCGCTTCGCCTACTTCTGCGCCGAGTACGGCTGGCACGAGTCGATCTCGCTCTACTCCGGGGGGCTGGGCGTGCTGGCGGGCGACCACACGAAGGCCGCCTCCGACCTCGGCGTGCCGCTCACCGCCGTCGGGCTCTACTACCCGGAGGGCTACTTCCACCAGCGCGTCGCCGACGACGGCAGCCAGGAGGCCGTCTACGTCAGGGTGCCGCCCGAGGACACGCCGTTCACCCCGGTGCTAGGTCCGGGGGGCGAGCGCGCCCTCGTGACCGTGCGGCTGTTCGGGCGCGACGTCAGGGTGCAGGCCTGGCGCTGCCGCGTCGGGCTCGTGGAGGCGCTGCTGCTCGACACCGACGTCGCGGGCAACGACGAGGAGGCCAGGCGGCTCCTCGCCCGCCTCTACGGCGGCGACCAGCGCACGCGCATCGGGCAGGAGGTCGTGCTGGGCGTGGGCGGCGTGCGGCTGCTGCGCGCCCTGGGCCTGAGCCCCACGAGCTGGCACATGAACGAGGGCCACTCCGCCTTCATGGCCCTCGAGCGCTGCCGCGAGCTCGTGGAGGAGGGCCGCACGTTCGCCGAGGCGCGCGAGGTCGTCGCCGCCAGCACCGTGTTCACGGTGCACACGCCCGTGGCCGCCGGCAACGACGCGTTCCCCTTCGACCTGGCGCGGGAGTGCTTCGACGGCTACTGGGAGGAGCTGGGGCTGACCGCGCGGGAGTTCGAGGACCTCGCCAGGGCCGACCACGGCTGGGGCGAGGCGTTCAGCATGACGGCGCTGGCCCTGCGCTTCTCCTCCGGCCGCAACGGCGTCTCCGCGCTGCACGGCGAGACGAGCCGGCGCATCTGGGCCGACCTGTGGCCGGGCGTGCCAGAGGACGAGGTGCCCATCGGCCACGTGACGAACGGCGTGCACCTGCGCACGTGGATGGCGCCGGCCGTCCAGGACCTCGTCGCGGAGGTGCTCGGCGAGGGCTGGCTCGACGCCGCCGACGACGAGGCGCTGTGGGAGCCCTTCCGCGGCGTGGACCCCGCCAGGCTGTGGGAGGTCAGGCGGGCGCTCAAGCGGCAGAGCCTGCGCTTCCTCAGGCGCCGCCTGGCGCGCCAGCTCGTGCGGCACGAGGCGAGCGCCGCCGCGCTCAGGGGCTCGGAGACCCTCTTCGACGCCGACAGTCTCACGATCGGCTTCGCCCGCCGCTTCGCGGCCTACAAGCGCGCCACGCTGGTGTTCCGCGACCTCGACAGGCTGCACAGGCTCCTCGCGGACCCCGACAGGCCGGTGCAGCTCGTGTTCGCCGGCAAGGCCCACCCGGCCGACCAGCAGGGCCAGGGCCTGATCGCCCACATCCACGGGCTCTCCAAGGACCCGCGCTTCGCCGGGCGCGTCCTCTTCGTCGAGGACTACGACATGGCCGTCGGCCGCGCCCTGACCCGCGGCGTCGACGTGTGGCTGAACAACCCGCGCCGGCCCCTCGAGGCGTCGGGCACCAGCGGCCAGAAGGCCGCCGTCAACGGCGTGCTGAACCTCTCCGTGCTCGACGGCTGGTGGCCGGAGGGCTACCGCGGCGACAACGGCTGGGCCGTGGGCGGCGGCAGGGTCTACCACGACGAGGAGCGGGGCGACGCCGCCGACGCCGACTCGCTCTACACCCTCCTGGAGCAGGAGGTCGTCCCCCTCTACTACCAGCGCGACGCCGCCGGCCCGCCCGCCGAGTGGCTGCGGCGCAGCGCCGCGGCGATCGCCACGGTGGCGCCGCGGTTCAACGCCGGCCGCATGGTCAAGGAGTACGTGCGGCGCTTCTACCTGCCGGCCAGCGCGCGCGGCCGGCGGCTCGCCGCCGGGGACGCCTCGCGGCGCCTGGCCGAGTGGCGCGCCCGCGTCGAGCGCGCCTGGCAGGGGGTCGCGGTCGAGGCCGGGCTCGCGTCGCCCGAGGTCGCGCGGGCGGGAGACCCGGTGGTGGTCACCGCGACCGTGACGGCGCCGGGCTGGTCGCAGGAGGAGCTGGCCGTCGAGGTCGTCTACAGCCGGTCCGCCGACGGGCTGCGGCACGGCCTGCGCGCGGTGCCGATGCTCGCCGGCCCCGCTGCGGGCGAGGCGATCCCGTACCGCGCCGAGTTCGTGCCGGAGCTGTCGGGCCGTCTGGCGTACGGCGTGCGCGTCCGCCCCGTCAACGACCTGCTGGCGCACCCGCAGGACGCGCACGCGGTGACGTGGGCGGGTTAA
- a CDS encoding HDIG domain-containing protein has protein sequence MAVTREEALALMEEWTQSESLRKHMLAVEAAVAAYARKLGGDEETWSVAALLHDFDYERYPIADGGQEGHPFVGVAHLRELGYPQEVLDAILGHADFSGVPRESFLAKVLYACDEITGLITAAVLVRPDKDIANLELASVRKKFKDKAFARGVNRDDVRRGAEELGVDLWEHVQFVLDAMKANASALGLDGRLASPAGA, from the coding sequence ATGGCCGTTACCAGGGAGGAGGCCCTCGCGCTCATGGAGGAGTGGACCCAGAGCGAGAGCCTCCGCAAGCACATGCTGGCGGTGGAGGCGGCCGTGGCGGCGTACGCGCGCAAGCTCGGCGGCGACGAGGAGACGTGGTCCGTCGCGGCGCTCCTCCACGACTTCGACTACGAGCGCTACCCGATCGCCGACGGGGGTCAGGAGGGCCACCCCTTCGTGGGCGTCGCCCACCTGCGCGAGCTCGGCTACCCGCAGGAGGTCCTCGACGCGATCCTCGGCCACGCCGACTTCTCCGGCGTGCCGCGGGAGAGCTTCCTCGCCAAGGTGCTCTACGCCTGCGACGAGATCACGGGCCTGATCACGGCCGCCGTGCTGGTGCGGCCCGACAAGGACATCGCGAACCTCGAGCTCGCGAGCGTGAGGAAGAAGTTCAAGGACAAGGCCTTCGCCAGGGGCGTGAACCGCGACGACGTCAGGCGCGGCGCCGAGGAGCTCGGCGTCGACCTGTGGGAGCACGTGCAGTTCGTCCTCGACGCGATGAAGGCGAACGCGTCCGCGCTCGGCCTCGACGGGCGCCTCGCCTCGCCGGCGGGCGCCTAG
- the lepB gene encoding signal peptidase I has translation MKVAAPTPAQEAPAPRDARRVAGRGGRPWLWLALGVALGLLLATQGATLMRVEGSSMAPSYPPGTVVLVLRPPLHALTRPGRGYRPGDVVVVAPPGGGLSLKRVAAVGPATVAMARGELLVDGERSSAPVPVRAGVSDVPPTRLGPGELFVLGDDRRPLASRDSRDYGPLPPAAVRGRVVAAWRPGGAGP, from the coding sequence TTGAAGGTCGCCGCCCCGACGCCGGCGCAGGAGGCGCCCGCCCCGCGCGACGCGCGCCGGGTCGCCGGGCGCGGCGGGCGCCCCTGGCTGTGGCTGGCCCTGGGCGTGGCCCTGGGGCTGCTGCTCGCCACGCAGGGGGCGACCCTGATGCGCGTCGAGGGGTCAAGCATGGCGCCCAGCTACCCGCCCGGCACCGTCGTGCTCGTGCTGCGCCCGCCCCTCCACGCGCTCACCCGCCCGGGGCGGGGCTACCGGCCGGGCGACGTCGTCGTGGTCGCGCCGCCGGGCGGCGGCCTGTCGCTGAAGCGCGTGGCGGCGGTGGGCCCCGCCACCGTGGCGATGGCGCGGGGCGAGCTGCTCGTCGACGGCGAGAGGTCCTCGGCGCCTGTCCCGGTCCGCGCGGGCGTCTCCGACGTGCCGCCGACCCGTCTGGGGCCGGGGGAGCTGTTCGTCCTCGGCGACGACAGGCGGCCCCTCGCCTCGCGCGACTCGCGCGACTACGGACCGCTGCCGCCCGCCGCGGTGCGCGGGCGGGTGGTCGCCGCGTGGCGCCCCGGCGGGGCGGGTCCCTAG
- a CDS encoding patatin-like phospholipase family protein, which yields MERPGRACRLGLVLSGGGARAFAHIGVLRVLERVGARFDVVAGTSMGAIIGALYAAGRSADEIHEIAKGVSWRDVVDISLQAGLIKGDKLESFLAELLPRSFDDLPVPFAVTTTDIETGEAVLLQEGDLVRAIRASSSFPGAIEPIQYGGRTLADGGIVNNLPVAAATFLGATRTVASDVTPARRSVYRTPDQEGNWWERMVATVKLERRNPMVQMLLRSSDIMQSILADVHASLNPPDLRVRMAMPQYRVESFKDLDHIVAIGEAAAAAAIEERGGWESFVAAAGGADEPALARGGG from the coding sequence ATGGAGCGTCCCGGCCGAGCCTGCCGCCTGGGCCTCGTCCTCTCCGGGGGCGGGGCCCGGGCGTTCGCGCACATCGGCGTGCTGCGCGTCCTCGAGCGGGTGGGTGCCCGCTTCGACGTCGTGGCGGGCACCTCGATGGGCGCGATCATCGGCGCCCTTTACGCCGCCGGGCGCAGCGCCGACGAGATACACGAGATCGCCAAGGGCGTGAGCTGGCGCGACGTCGTCGACATCTCGCTGCAGGCCGGCCTCATCAAGGGCGACAAGCTCGAGTCGTTCCTCGCCGAGCTCCTGCCGCGGTCCTTCGACGACCTGCCGGTCCCGTTCGCGGTCACGACCACCGACATCGAGACGGGCGAGGCCGTCCTGCTCCAGGAGGGCGACCTCGTGCGGGCGATCAGGGCCTCGTCGAGCTTCCCCGGCGCGATCGAGCCGATCCAGTACGGCGGGCGCACGCTGGCCGACGGCGGCATCGTGAACAACCTGCCGGTCGCCGCCGCCACGTTCCTGGGCGCCACCCGCACCGTGGCGTCCGACGTGACGCCGGCCCGGCGCTCCGTCTACCGCACGCCCGACCAGGAGGGGAACTGGTGGGAGCGGATGGTGGCGACGGTGAAGCTCGAGCGGCGCAACCCCATGGTGCAGATGCTGCTGCGCTCGAGCGACATCATGCAGTCGATCCTCGCCGACGTCCACGCGAGCCTGAACCCGCCCGACCTGCGCGTGCGCATGGCCATGCCCCAGTACCGCGTCGAGTCGTTCAAGGACCTAGACCACATCGTGGCGATAGGCGAGGCAGCCGCCGCCGCGGCGATCGAGGAGCGCGGCGGCTGGGAGAGCTTCGTCGCCGCCGCCGGGGGCGCCGACGAGCCCGCCCTCGCGCGCGGCGGCGGTTGA
- a CDS encoding trypsin-like peptidase domain-containing protein, protein MFRIRPIVIAIVFASALGAVALWSTGAVTAQGAVRPPDPEAARLQDEQNTIDVVRAIGPSVVAITVEVRGEVINPFQNLPFLPEPFRQLFPPQGIPRVQQSSGSGFVIDDEGHIVTNYHVVRAALQENSIEPRDRATITVSFPDGDEPVRARVVGANPDYDVALLELEDPSAVPAGVEPIELADSDDVQVGQKVIAIGNPFGLQSTVTQGIVSAIGRELTSIGQVDIPMIQTDAAINPGNSGGPLLDSSGRLVGINTMIVPGMSASGQAANIGIGFAVPSSLLAETLPELREGGLVGFYAASQTIQDRARLGIQIVPLSDYPEEAREALRLPDEGVVVVAVDPGGPADEAGIVGAQFMAVIGQQQFPAGGDVIVAAEGEPVDEVQDLQALVLEREEGDVVTLTVWRDGREREVEVTLRVVPSGGQQQGEQQ, encoded by the coding sequence TTGTTCCGCATCAGGCCGATCGTCATAGCCATCGTCTTCGCCTCGGCACTAGGCGCCGTGGCCCTCTGGAGCACGGGCGCCGTGACCGCGCAGGGCGCGGTGCGGCCGCCTGACCCGGAGGCCGCCAGGCTCCAGGACGAGCAGAACACCATCGACGTCGTGAGGGCCATCGGTCCCAGCGTCGTCGCGATCACCGTCGAGGTCCGAGGCGAGGTCATCAACCCGTTCCAGAACCTGCCGTTCCTGCCCGAGCCGTTCAGGCAGCTCTTCCCGCCGCAGGGCATCCCCCGCGTGCAGCAGAGCAGCGGCTCCGGGTTCGTGATCGACGACGAGGGGCACATCGTCACGAACTACCACGTGGTGCGCGCCGCGCTGCAGGAGAACTCGATCGAGCCGCGCGACAGGGCCACGATCACGGTCTCCTTCCCCGACGGCGATGAGCCCGTGAGGGCGCGGGTCGTGGGCGCGAACCCCGACTACGACGTCGCCCTCCTCGAGCTCGAGGACCCCTCGGCCGTCCCCGCGGGCGTCGAGCCCATCGAGCTCGCCGACTCGGACGACGTCCAGGTGGGCCAGAAGGTCATCGCCATCGGCAACCCCTTCGGCCTGCAGTCGACGGTCACCCAAGGCATCGTCTCGGCCATCGGCCGCGAGCTCACGTCCATCGGCCAGGTCGACATCCCCATGATCCAGACGGACGCGGCGATCAACCCGGGCAACTCGGGCGGGCCGCTGCTCGACTCGTCGGGCAGGCTCGTCGGCATCAACACGATGATCGTGCCGGGCATGAGCGCCTCGGGGCAGGCGGCGAACATCGGCATCGGCTTCGCCGTGCCCAGCTCGCTGCTGGCCGAGACGCTGCCCGAGCTGCGCGAGGGCGGCCTCGTCGGCTTCTACGCCGCCTCCCAGACGATCCAGGACCGCGCGCGCCTGGGCATCCAGATCGTCCCGCTCTCCGACTACCCCGAGGAGGCCCGCGAGGCGCTGCGCCTGCCCGATGAGGGCGTGGTCGTGGTCGCGGTCGACCCCGGCGGGCCCGCGGACGAGGCCGGCATCGTCGGCGCGCAGTTCATGGCCGTGATCGGCCAGCAGCAGTTCCCCGCCGGCGGCGACGTGATCGTGGCCGCCGAGGGCGAGCCCGTCGACGAGGTCCAGGACCTGCAGGCCCTCGTGCTCGAGCGCGAGGAGGGCGACGTCGTCACGCTCACCGTCTGGCGGGACGGCCGCGAGCGCGAGGTCGAGGTCACGCTGCGGGTGGTGCCCTCGGGCGGCCAGCAGCAGGGCGAGCAGCAGTAG
- a CDS encoding DUF3248 domain-containing protein: MPDLLDELASHLLWRIGRASEDGPVTVRVGLATSAPLFNELPRLRSATDAEVEAALRDSSLRVEWVGPRPRPSER, translated from the coding sequence GTGCCTGACCTGCTCGACGAGCTCGCGTCGCACCTCCTATGGCGCATCGGCAGGGCGTCGGAGGACGGCCCCGTGACCGTGCGGGTCGGACTCGCCACGAGCGCTCCGCTGTTCAACGAGCTGCCGCGGCTGAGGAGCGCCACCGACGCCGAGGTGGAGGCCGCGCTGCGCGACTCCTCGCTGCGCGTCGAGTGGGTGGGACCCCGACCCAGACCGAGCGAGCGCTAG